The Pirellulales bacterium DNA window AATCCGGACTGGTCGGACCCCTGGGTGAAGTTAATTCAACTCAAAGCAACGATGCAGAAAAAGCCTGAGGAAGCTTTGCAGATCCTGCACGAAGCACAAATCAAATTGCCCGCAGACCAAAGTGCCTTGGTGCTGGCGCAGGGATATGAGTTTTTGAATGATCCTACGCAAGCCGAGCAATCGTATTTGTCGGCGTTGTCTGCGGCGCCAAATAACCTGGCGCTGTTACGGCAAATGGCTGCTTTTTATCTCCGTGTGGGTCTTGTGGAGAAAGCGCAGAAATATCTCGACCAAATCTTGAATGCCAGTTCAGCGCAGCAGACCGATCCGGATAGCTATGGTTGGGCCCGGCGAACGAAGGCCGAATTAATGGCCAAGACCGGCGATTACCGGCAATTTCGCAATGCGATTGAATTGCTGTCGCCGCCGGGAGGAAAACCCAATGCCGATGATATGGCGACCCGGATCAACTTGCTGTTCGAGCGTGGCGATCCGGCTTCTTCGCGCCAGGCATTGCGCGTTTTGGACGACCTGAAAAAGCTGCGGCCCTTAACTTGGCGCGAGCACGTCATTTTGGCCAGGCTTTACGAGCAGGTCGACAATTGGCCGGCTGCGCGGGAGGAAATGCTGTCGCTGTTGTCGCAACCGTCGCCTGATCCGGCGGTTTATATCACTTTCGTCGAAATGCTCCTGCGGCGCAACTTGCCCGACCAGGCGGTTACGTGGCTGCAAACTTTACAATCGATGGGGTACCAAAAGTCCCCGCGCGTGGCACTATTGGCGGCGCGCACCTTGGCGATGCAGGGACACGTGGCGGAAGGTGGTTCGTTATTGCTGCGGCTTTTGCCTAGCGAACGTCCGCTGCCCAAAGAGCAGTGGCCTTTGCTGCAAGAAATTGCCGCCGATATGAATCTCATTGGGGAATACGATCAGGCGGAAAAGCTGTATAAGGAGCTCGTGGGTTACGAGCCTGCTAAAATGCCGCTGTTAGCTGCGTTTTATGCTCAGCGCGGCAAGGTGGACATGGCGCTGAACCTATGCGAACAAAATCGTAAGAATTTATCGCCGGCGGCAATGATTGAAATTGGGTTGACCGCACTACACCAAAACATCAACCCGCCGACGCCGGAGCAGGTTCAGCGGGTGGATCAATGGTTGGAGCGGGCGCTGCAGACTGACCCGGATTCCTGGGCTCTGCAGATGGAGTTGTCGGAATTACGTGACTTCCAACGTCGGTATGATGATGCCGAAAAGCTGTACCGCGCGTTGTTAGCCAGGTCCGATGTGCTGGCGAATCAACGTGCGGCCCTCCTCAATAACTTGGCATTCTTGTTGGCGATGCAAGGACGCAATCAAGACGAGGCGATTAAGTTGATTGACGAGGCCATCGACACGTTTGGCCCACAATCCGATATGCTCGATACACGGGGTGTCATCTACCTGAGTAAAGGAGACGTGGCACAGGCGCTGACGGACTTATCCGATTGCATTATTGCCACAGAACCCAAGGCGGTGCAGTTCGTGCATTTGGCAAAAGCTCAAGCGAAATCTAAAGACGAAGTGGCGGCTCGCGCGTCGCTGCAGCGCGCCAAAGACTTGAAGTTTAATCCTGACGATTTGTCACCAGCGGAAAAGTCAGAGTATCAGGCGCTGTTAAAGCAATTGAACTTAACGCTCTGAGAGGAGCATATTGGTCGCACATCGCCGGCGATGCGTGGCGACGAGGATCATCGTGGTTTCTCGTGGCTCATAAACCAGCCAGATGAAAATCCATCTGGCGAAATATGAACTGGTTCTCTACACTGCAGGTTAAATCAAACTTTTTGACAAGGAGTATCGTGGTGTCCAAACCTATTGAACTGGAAAAAGAAGGTATTCGGCCAGGTCCTGAAGCTGCGGAAGGGCAACCCGCGCCGCAACGACAACGCATTGAAGTGAAGGATGCCGGCGCCATTTCTTGCTACGCCAATTTCTGCCGGGTGACCGGCACCCCAGAAGAATTGATTATCGATTTTGGCTTGAACCCACAGCCGATTGGTGTGCCAAACGAGCCGGTGGTAATTACCCAGCGGATTGTCACCAACTACTTTACTGCCAAGCGCATGTTGCACGCCCTGCAGTTAACGGTCCAACGCCATGAAGAAGCGTTCGGCGTGCTGGAGACCGACATTCAAAAGCGCTTGGTAGGCCGACGCACGTAGGCAGTGGAGTAAGTCGCCGCGGCACGGATGACGCCAAGTTCCGGCCCAATCCGGGGTATGGGTTTTAGTGTCCCATTTGCAGCATTCGTGCGCGCGCCATAGCCTCTTCGGCTTCTGGAATTTTTCCGGCGCGCTGAAATGTTACGCTTAACGCCGTAAAGCTGAATGGGTCGTTCGGCTCCAATTCACACGCGCGGACGGCATGAGAAATTGCTTCCTCGTGCTGTTTTAACCGGGTATACACAACCGCTAACGCGGAGTGTGCCAGCGTGTAATTCGGATCGGCCGATAGCAATGCGTTTAATTTTGCGGCTGCCTCATCCAGCTTGCCTGCGTCTTTTAGTTTGTCCGCTTCGTCGTAAAGTAGATGGCTCTCGGGCATGGGTTAACCCTGATTTGTTGATCCAGATTGAAAGCAGCGAATGATTGTCGAATACGACAGGGCAAGCTCTGCGGGGCATGGTCATGTTCGCCCAATCGGAACAATTTAACATGGCTTGCTTCCCAGGCCAACCGTGCGGCAGGAAATCGTTGCTGATCGCTTCCTGAGCAATATCCGGTTGAACCGTTCTCTGGATTACAGCCGATACATACCGTCGGGCAAGGACTGCGGTGTATCACATGCCACCACGGCTCGAGCCCACTGACGCGCAGTGCGGGCGGTCGCCACTTGCTGACCAATCATTACCCAGCCGGCCAAAGCCTTTGCACTGCGTCATCCCACCCCGCAAAACATCCTGAGGATTCCCGCCGGTGAACATCCACCCTTTGGCGGTTGTCAGCCCGCAAGCTCAAATTGGCCGCGACGTGCGAATTGGGCCATTCGCCATTGTCGAAGACGACGTGGTCATCGGCGATCACTGTCAACTTGCAGGTCATGTGGTTGTCAAAAGCGGTTCCCGCTTGGGTCCGCGAAATTGCCTGTGTGAGAGCGCGGTCATCGGCGGACTGCCTCAGCATGTGCGTTGCCCGGAACAAACCGGCCATGTTGTTCTTGGCGAAGGGAATACCCTACGGGAGTATGTAACCGTTCATCGGGCGCTCAAGCCCGAAACTGCCACCGTTCTTGGCGATGGTAATTATCTCATGGCCGGCGCGCATGTGGCCCACGATTGCCACATCGGAAATCAGGTGATTATGGCCAACAATTGCCTGTTGGCCGGTCACATCACCGTCGACGACCGCTCGTTTATCTCGGGCGCGGTCGCTGTCCACCAGTTTTGCCGCATTGGACGAATGGCGATGATCGGCGGGCATGCACGTGTGGTTCGCGATATCCCGCCGTTTGTCACAGTCGACGGCCAAACCGGCGACGTGGTGGGATTAAACCTGGTCGGTTTGAAGCGCAACGGTTTCAGTCCGCAGCAAATTATTGTGCTGAAAGCCGCGTACCGATTGATTTTTCGCAGCGGTTTGCCTTGGCGCGAAATGCAGCAGCGGCTCGCCGCGGAATTTACCGATACGGCCGCAGCTCCGATGGTGGAATTCTTTCACGGCGGCACACGCGGCTTCGCTCAAGAGCGCCGCCCTCCACGCAGCGTGACCTTGAAACTTCGGCAAGATGTGGACGAATTAGAGCCTCCCAGTGTGCCGCTGCCGACGGTTGTCAATTCCAATCCGGCTGCGCCGGCACTGCACTTACAAGCCAAGGCCGGCTAACTTTGGCCCGCGGAGCTGCCATCTTTTTTCAGGCGAGCTGTCTTAAGGGCTGCCTAGGGCTTGATAAGCGGCAGAGTCACTATTTCTGCGGCACCCAGAGGTGTTCGAAACCGTGTACCGGGTGAAGCACAAGTGCGGGAAGCCAGCGCCAGCGCTAGCGGAGCCTGGAGCCGCGGCGACCAGTAGGCGGAGGTTACGTGTCCCACGTTTTTTGCATCCTGCGCGCTGCCGCTTTCTACAGCACTGAACAGGGCCGTCCCACGCGCAGGAATTTCCGCCCCAGCAAATTTGATGCCCCGTAACAAACGATTCACGTGCCCCAACGCATCAATCCGGGCCACCGTTTCCTGGCCTAAATAGCATCCCTTTGTGAAACTGATTGCCAGCCGATCACGATCGATTTCCTGCGGCAAGTTTTCCTCGCCAATGTCTTGGCCGAAAAAAGGTGTTCCGAATTCGATTCGCGCCGCCTGGAATGCCTGGTCGCCGCAGGGGATAGCCCCTTTCGCCACCAGCAGCGATTTGATATTGCCCGACATGCGACGCTCGCAAGCGATTAAGTAGCCGCACGGGCCAGCGAAATCAACTTTTCTAAGCCACACGGAGCCGCCATCTACCGCTATCGCCACGTGCGACAAGCGCTCGGTAAGGCGTGGCCAATTCAGGTGGGTCAAACATTCGTCGGCTTGTGCCCCGGCCAAAAAAAACTCCGCCCAATCGCCAGATTGGTCGCTCACTTGCACGTCTTCCCGTATCAAATAGCGATTAAAATGGGCCAGCAGCTTTTCCGCCTGGCCGGGCACGGTTTCCAGCACGATAGAAGCGGGGCAAATAAACACAAACCCGTGTCCCACGATGTGCCCTTTGACGTTCAAAATAAACGTCTCGCATCCTGTTCCCATGGGCAAATCGCGCACGGTGTTGGTGCAGAGGTTGTGCAGGAATTTTGTGCGATCGGCGCCTGTAAATTCCAACTGCGTACGATCGCTGGCGACAACCACTCCCACGCCGCACGTGAGAGCGGAATACTGCAATTTGAAATCAGAGGTTTCAGTTTCCATGCCGACGTGACGGAAAAATTTTGATCCGATCCACCGTGCGGTTCAATCTTCTTCGCCGGTCACCACGGGCCAGGCGTGCTGCGCGTCGGGCAGCAAAATGCAAGAATCGTGATGGCTGATCAACCGCGAGAATTCCGAGGCATCATGAATGTGGGCAAAGCCGAGCGGCGAAACCGACTCTTCCGGCAGCGCGCTGAGTAAGTACACACTGGCTCGCTCGACCAATTCTGCCATCCGGCGTGCCAGCGCGGCATCTGCCGAACGCTGCTTGCGCAAAAGCGCCTGGGTTGCGGCCAAGTCCGTGGAGCTAGCCAGCAACTTCAAAGCCGGTCCCCAAGGTTCGTTTAACTGCGTGCATAAGACGATCGCGCCGCCTTCGGATACGACGCGCAGCGCCGCCTCCAGGGCCCGGCCCACGTGGTTCCACGTCTGAAAAGCAGAGCCGCCGCCTATTCCCGCCACAACCAAACCGGCCCTTTGTGGAACTTGTTGCTGCCAGGCGGAGCGGCACAAGGCGTGACCTTGGAGAAACACCGCCTCCGGCGTTCCAGCCAAAACGCGAAATGCGCGCTCTCCATTGCCAGGAATAACCTGAGCTGTTATCTGTATGCCCAACAACCACGCTACCTGATCGACCTGACGATGCCGATGGGCTACTTGCCCCACGGTTAGTGGCACCCCGTTAGCGCTAAAATGATCGAGTGTATTGCGGTCGCCAAACGTGGGATAAATCGAGTCGTTCCATAATCCAGCTTCGCCGTTAAGCGAATTCGAGTAGTGCAACCGCAAGCAGCCCACGGGAACCACCAGGTCGGCGTCGCATAACAAGCGGTTCAAATAAAGGGGCGCTCCCTGGGCATCAGCGGCCAGGTAACTCATTTCACCTTGTTCCGATGGGTGGTGCGTAATCCACTTCACCGTTTCGCGCAGGTCGGCCGGCAAGCTATTACGTGGATCGTGGGCACAGCCAGATTCACCGCGAGGTTGGTGGGCAGAAAATGATATCGGGGCCTGCAACACGGAAATGTGGGCTGGAGCATTCCCGCCGGCCAGCAGCTCCGGAACTATGGCCGCCACTACTTCCGCAGCTTGCGGCACGTCCGGGCCAAGGGCAATGACCACCCGATCGCCCGGAACCGTTGCCTGGCACAGCGGCGGAAAATCCAGTGGGCTCTGCGCCGCGCGCGCCGCTGCGTTCACGGTGTCGGCCTGGTTCATTCCTGGCGGCGGCAGGCAATCGGCCACCAGCGCGTCCGGGTCGATTTCCAATCGCAGGTTTTGATTCGCTCCATAGCTCAAATTCGAAATCATGCTAGCACGAGCGATAAATGCGAAAGTTCATCCGGCCGACGCAGCGTTAAATTCCAATACGCTTTCGGCAAATAGCCCCGCGCATCATAGCGCGGCAGCTTGCCGGTGGTCAAGCAGCCCCGAACGGGCGGAAAACTATGTAAATCTGTCCCAATTCGAGCTTTACCCAAGTGCCCCTCTTGTCGATAATCCGCCGAAATCACTCCCCCGCTTGAACTCCTTCCTTGGACAAGGCATTTTGACATGAAGTCAGCCATTCCTCATTCACGGATTGAATGCTATCCCTGCCGACATCGTCACGCTTCTATCGGTCGCCAGAAGTCAATCTCCGCGCTATCATCGTGTCTGTTGTTGCTGTTTACGGCCAGCCTGTTATTCAGC harbors:
- a CDS encoding DUF3467 domain-containing protein; protein product: MSKPIELEKEGIRPGPEAAEGQPAPQRQRIEVKDAGAISCYANFCRVTGTPEELIIDFGLNPQPIGVPNEPVVITQRIVTNYFTAKRMLHALQLTVQRHEEAFGVLETDIQKRLVGRRT
- a CDS encoding tetratricopeptide repeat protein — protein: MPESHLLYDEADKLKDAGKLDEAAAKLNALLSADPNYTLAHSALAVVYTRLKQHEEAISHAVRACELEPNDPFSFTALSVTFQRAGKIPEAEEAMARARMLQMGH
- the lpxA gene encoding acyl-ACP--UDP-N-acetylglucosamine O-acyltransferase; translated protein: MNIHPLAVVSPQAQIGRDVRIGPFAIVEDDVVIGDHCQLAGHVVVKSGSRLGPRNCLCESAVIGGLPQHVRCPEQTGHVVLGEGNTLREYVTVHRALKPETATVLGDGNYLMAGAHVAHDCHIGNQVIMANNCLLAGHITVDDRSFISGAVAVHQFCRIGRMAMIGGHARVVRDIPPFVTVDGQTGDVVGLNLVGLKRNGFSPQQIIVLKAAYRLIFRSGLPWREMQQRLAAEFTDTAAAPMVEFFHGGTRGFAQERRPPRSVTLKLRQDVDELEPPSVPLPTVVNSNPAAPALHLQAKAG
- a CDS encoding glycine cleavage T C-terminal barrel domain-containing protein; translated protein: METETSDFKLQYSALTCGVGVVVASDRTQLEFTGADRTKFLHNLCTNTVRDLPMGTGCETFILNVKGHIVGHGFVFICPASIVLETVPGQAEKLLAHFNRYLIREDVQVSDQSGDWAEFFLAGAQADECLTHLNWPRLTERLSHVAIAVDGGSVWLRKVDFAGPCGYLIACERRMSGNIKSLLVAKGAIPCGDQAFQAARIEFGTPFFGQDIGEENLPQEIDRDRLAISFTKGCYLGQETVARIDALGHVNRLLRGIKFAGAEIPARGTALFSAVESGSAQDAKNVGHVTSAYWSPRLQAPLALALASRTCASPGTRFRTPLGAAEIVTLPLIKP
- a CDS encoding lactate racemase domain-containing protein, whose protein sequence is MISNLSYGANQNLRLEIDPDALVADCLPPPGMNQADTVNAAARAAQSPLDFPPLCQATVPGDRVVIALGPDVPQAAEVVAAIVPELLAGGNAPAHISVLQAPISFSAHQPRGESGCAHDPRNSLPADLRETVKWITHHPSEQGEMSYLAADAQGAPLYLNRLLCDADLVVPVGCLRLHYSNSLNGEAGLWNDSIYPTFGDRNTLDHFSANGVPLTVGQVAHRHRQVDQVAWLLGIQITAQVIPGNGERAFRVLAGTPEAVFLQGHALCRSAWQQQVPQRAGLVVAGIGGGSAFQTWNHVGRALEAALRVVSEGGAIVLCTQLNEPWGPALKLLASSTDLAATQALLRKQRSADAALARRMAELVERASVYLLSALPEESVSPLGFAHIHDASEFSRLISHHDSCILLPDAQHAWPVVTGEED